In the Alligator mississippiensis isolate rAllMis1 chromosome 7, rAllMis1, whole genome shotgun sequence genome, one interval contains:
- the CDIPT gene encoding CDP-diacylglycerol--inositol 3-phosphatidyltransferase encodes MEDENIFLFVPNLIGYARLALAAAAFYLMPTAPAPAAACYLLSGLLDAVDGHAARLLGQGTRFGALLDMLTDRCATMCLLVNLALLYPAHAALLQASMALDVASHWMHLHSSVLRGSSSHKSVALTGNPVLQLYYTSRPFLFLMCAGNELFYCLLYLLHFTEGPTVLPGRLGLFRAALWLSAPVALLKTLINVVHLVSASRDLAAIDRAERRARSH; translated from the exons ATGGAGGACGAGAACATCTTCCTCTTCGTGCCCAACCTCATCG GATACGCCCGCCTGGCCCTGGCCGCCGCCGCCTTCTACCTGATGCCCACGgcccccgcgcccgccgccgcctgCTACCTGCTCAGCGGCCTCCTGGACGCGGTGGACGGACACGCGGCCCGCCTGCTCGGCCAAg GCACGCGCTTCGGGGCGCTGCTGGACATGCTGACCGACCGCTGCGCCACCATGTGCCTGCTGGTGAACCTGGCGCTGCTGTACCCGGCGCACGCCGCGCTGCTGCAGGCCAGCATGGCCCTGGACGTGGCCAGCCACTGGATGCACCTGCACAG CTCCGTGCtgcggggcagcagcagccacaagaGCGTGGCCCTGACGGGGAACCCGGTGCTGCAGCTGTACTACACCTCGCGG CCCTTCCTCTTCCTCATGTGCGCCGGCAACGAGCTCTTCTACTGCCTGCTCTACCTGCTGCACTTCACCGAGGGGCCCACAG tgctgcccggacgcctgggtctgTTCCGCGCCGCGCTCTGGCTCTCGGCCCCCGTGGCGCTGCTGAAGACGCTCATCAACGTGGTTCACCTCGTCTCGGCCTCCCGCGATCTGGCCGCCATCGACCGCGCCGAGCGCCGCGCGCGCTCCCACTAG
- the PRRT2 gene encoding proline-rich transmembrane protein 2 translates to MSAEAVRKEEDEAPPDPAPPPQPPPPSPGAPVTTESPAEPPAAMQNGVGPVRACSAEALASPPRPPGPPRSQSDLGGGCGAGGRASAPPAPSELGPPAQEPEPEPEPEPEPEPEEKPRDFVLLAALACFCPVWPVNIIAFAYAIMSRSSLQQGDVDGARRLGRVAKLLSLVGLGAGALIIATVIAMHPGGTALTPALAAGARRTDPQPGDTGHGLKGPFCSWTVDAARNRAGAARPTEPCPCGPSQPGTRLCTCLAAPSRGCMACCMDLPFCNHGGGVGL, encoded by the exons ATGTCAGCCGAGGcagtgaggaaggaggaggacgaGGCGCCCCCAGACCCTGCGCCGCCCCCGCAGCCTCCGCCCCCCTCGCCGGGGGCCCCAGTCACCACGGAGAGCCCGGCAGAGCCGCCCGCCGCCATGCAGAACGGCGTGGGCCCCGTGAGGGCCTGCTCTGCCGAGGCACTGGCATCCCCACCCCGGCCCCCTGgtcccccccgctcccagtcagACCTGGGGGGcggctgcggggcagggggcagggcatctgcccctcctgcgcCCTCTGAGCTGGGGCCACCAGCCCAGGAGCCAGAGCCGGAGCCAGAGCCCGAGCCGGAACCAGAGCCGGAGGAGAAGCCACGGGACTTCGTGCTgcttgcagccctggcctgcttCTGCCCTGTCTGGCCGGTCAACATCATCGCTTTTGCCTACGCCATCATG TCCCGCAGCTCGCTCCAGCAGGGTGACGTGGACGGGGCGCGGCGACTGGGCCGTGTGGCCAAGCTGCTGAGCCTGGTGGGGCTGGGCGCCGGGGCCCTCATTATCGCCACCGTCATCGCCATGCACCCCGGTG gcaCTGCCTTGACACCGGCCCTTGCCGCTGGTGCCAGACGGACGGACCCACAGCCTGGGGACACAGGACACGGGCTGAAGGGCCCCTTCTGCAGTTGGACGGTGGACGCGGCCCGGAaccgggcaggggcagccaggccCACAGAGCCCTGCCCTTGCGGGCCTTCCCAGCCGGGGACCCGCCTTTGCACGTGTTTGGCGGCCCCGAGccggggctgcatggcctgctgCATGGATCTTCCTTTTTGTAACCATGGGGGCGGGGTGGGTTTatag
- the MAZ gene encoding myc-associated zinc finger protein isoform X1 produces the protein MDPGNWSSFIFQSHAQNPLPVGADLQSRFFAAPGCAQSPFQAAAAAPPPPPPSGPPEGLQVDLLPVLAAAQESAAAAAAVAAAAAAAAAQTPAPAPTAASTVDTAALKAPPPAPPAPEPPAPPATAPSQAPPSAASAAAIAQAPPVPAPAPAPSAEAQKKSKSKGPYICSLCAKEFKNGYNLRRHEAIHTGAKAARPAPGAMKMPTMVPLSLLSVSALGGEAGPAAGAGGTGGGLVTTTASGKRIRKNHACEMCGKAFRDVYHLNRHKLSHSDEKPYQCPVCQQRFKRKDRMSYHVRSHDGAVHKPYICSHCGKSFSRPDHLNSHVRQVHSTERPFKCETCEAAFATKDRLRAHTVRHEEKVPCHVCGKMLSAAYITDHMKVHSQGPHHVCELCNKGFTTAAYLRVHAVKDHGLAAPRPERFLCKLCGVHCTGEPCPLAAAAAAPPVSAVTVLPMEGAPVVSQALPTQPW, from the exons ATGGACCCCGGCAACTGGAGCAGCTTCATCTTCCAG AGCCACGCGCAGAACCCGCTGCCCGTGGGCGCCGACCTGCAGTCCCGCTTCTTCGCCGCGCCCGGCTGCGCGCAGAGCCCCTTCCAG gcggCGGCCGCAgcgccacccccgcccccaccctcgGGGCCACCTGAGGGGCTGCAGGTTGACCTGCTGCCGGTGCTGGCGGCCGCCCAGGAGTcagccgccgccgctgctgccgtagctgccgccgctgccgccgccgcagcccagacccccgccccggcccccacCGCCGCCTCCACCGTCGACACCGCCGCCCTCaaggccccgcccccagccccacccgccCCGGAGCCGCCCGCCCCGCCTGCCACcgcccccagccaggccccccccTCAGCCGCATCCGCGGCGGCCATCGCCCAGGCGCCGCCCGTGccagcccccgccccggccccatCCGCCGAGGCGCAGAAGAAGTCGAAGAGCAAGGGCCCCTACATCTGCTCGCTCTGCGCCAAGGAGTTCAAGAACGGCTACAACCTGCGGCGACACGAGGCCATCCACACAGGCGCCAAGGCGGCCCGGCCTGCGCCCGGCGCCATGAAGATGCCCACCATGGTGCCACTGAGCTTGCTGAGCGTGTCAGCACTGGGCGGGGAGGCGGGGCCGGCGGCGGGTGCAGGCGGCACAGGCGGGGGCCTGGTGACCACCACAGCCTCGGGCAAGCGCATCCGCAAGAACCACGCCTGCGAGATGTGTGGCAAGGCCTTCCGTGACGTCTATCACCTCAACCGGCACAAGCTGTCGCACTCGGACGAgaagccctaccagtgccccgtCTGCCAGCAGCGCTTCAAGCGCAAGGACCGCATGAGCTACCACGTGCGCTCGCACGACGGGGCCGTGCACAAGCCCTACATCTGCAGCCACTGCGGCAAGAGCTTCTCCCG GCCAGACCACCTGAACAGCCACGTGCGCCAGGTGCACTCCACAGAGCGGCCGTTCAAGTGTGAG ACGTGCGAGGCGGCCTTCGCCACCAAGGACCGGCTGCGGGCCCACACGGTGCGGCACGAGGAGAAGGTGCCGTGTCACGTGTGTGGCAAGATGCTGAGCGCCGCCTACATCACCGACCACATGAAGGTGCACAGCCAGGGCCCCCACCACGTCTGCGAGCTCTGCAATAAAG GCTTCACCACGGCGGCCTACCTGCGGGTGCACGCGGTCAAGGACCACGGACTGGCGGCCCCGCGGCCCGAGCGCTTCCTGTGCAAGCTCTGCGGCGTGCACT GTACCGGTGAGCCCTGCCCGCTGGCAGCCGCAGCGGCTGCGCCCCCAGTGTCGGCGGTGACGGTGCTGCCCATGGAGGGGGCCCCAGTGGTCAGCCaggccctccccacccagccctggtga
- the TLCD3B gene encoding ceramide synthase isoform X2 has protein sequence MPRALAAGGLLFPGLFLLARAGLRRLPGLRWDEPDAVIVAARLVSSIQAVMASTAGYIVSSSCKHVIDDQHWLARAYPEFAVPYFVYDLGAMFLCHLHKGRLQARGGPGPGPGPGPDRGLAAAARAFLRKELLMVLHHLCMVLVCFPVAALWRQGKGDFFLGCMLMAELSTPFVCLGKVLILYKRQHTLLHKLNGAAMLVTFFCCRVLLFPYLYWAYARHAGLPLLAVPLALPPAYNAAAALLLAPQLYWFGLICRGALRLFRAPAAAPAPGPGAGPARAHPD, from the exons ATGCCGCGGGCGCTGGCGGCCGGGGGCCTGCTCTTCCCGGGGCTCTTCCTGCTGGCGCGGGCCGGGCTGCGGCGCCTGCCGGGGCTGCGCTGGGACGAGCCCGACGCCGTCATCGTGGCCGCCAG GCTGGTCTCGTCCATCCAGGCCGTCATGGCCTCCACGGCCGGCTACATCGTGTCCAGCTCCTGCAAGCACGTCATCGATGACCA ACACTGGCTGGCCCGCGCCTACCCCGAGTTCGCGGTGCCCTACTTCGTGTACGACCTGGGCGCCATGTTCCTGTGCCACCTGCACAAGGGCCGGCTGCAGGCGCGCGgcggcccggggccggggccggggccggggccggaccGGGGGCTGGCGGCGGCCGCCCGCGCCTTCCTGCGCAAAGAGCTGCTCATGGTGCTGCATCACCTCTGCATGGTGCTGGTCTGCTTCCCCGTGGCCGCC CTGTGGCGCCAGGGCAAAGGCGACTTCTTCCTGGGCTGCATGCTGATGGCCGAGCTGAGCACGCCCTTCGTCTGCCTGGGCAAGGTGCTGATCCTG TACAAGCGGCAGCACACGCTGCTGCACAAGCTGAACGGCGCGGCCATGCTGGTCACCTTCTTCTGCTGCCGCGTGCTGCTCTTCCCCTACCTGTACTGGGCCTACGCGCGCCACGccgggctgccgctgctggccgTGCCGCTGGCGCTGCCGCCTGCCTACAACGCGGCGGCCGCGCTGCTCCTGGCGCCGCAGCTCTACTGGTTCGGCCTCATCTGCCGCGGGGCCCTGCGCCTCTTCCGCGCCCCCGCCGCCGCACCAGCCCCCGGCCCGGGCGCCGGCCCCGCCCGCGCGCACCCCGACTAG
- the MAZ gene encoding myc-associated zinc finger protein isoform X2 — protein sequence MDPGNWSSFIFQSHAQNPLPVGADLQSRFFAAPGCAQSPFQAAAAAPPPPPPSGPPEGLQVDLLPVLAAAQESAAAAAAVAAAAAAAAAQTPAPAPTAASTVDTAALKAPPPAPPAPEPPAPPATAPSQAPPSAASAAAIAQAPPVPAPAPAPSAEAQKKSKSKGPYICSLCAKEFKNGYNLRRHEAIHTGAKAARPAPGAMKMPTMVPLSLLSVSALGGEAGPAAGAGGTGGGLVTTTASGKRIRKNHACEMCGKAFRDVYHLNRHKLSHSDEKPYQCPVCQQRFKRKDRMSYHVRSHDGAVHKPYICSHCGKSFSRPDHLNSHVRQVHSTERPFKCETCEAAFATKDRLRAHTVRHEEKVPCHVCGKMLSAAYITDHMKVHSQGPHHVCELCNKGFTTAAYLRVHAVKDHGLAAPRPERFLCKLCGVHCKTPAQLNGHLQTHAEGPAPTPAPTEAPPLR from the exons ATGGACCCCGGCAACTGGAGCAGCTTCATCTTCCAG AGCCACGCGCAGAACCCGCTGCCCGTGGGCGCCGACCTGCAGTCCCGCTTCTTCGCCGCGCCCGGCTGCGCGCAGAGCCCCTTCCAG gcggCGGCCGCAgcgccacccccgcccccaccctcgGGGCCACCTGAGGGGCTGCAGGTTGACCTGCTGCCGGTGCTGGCGGCCGCCCAGGAGTcagccgccgccgctgctgccgtagctgccgccgctgccgccgccgcagcccagacccccgccccggcccccacCGCCGCCTCCACCGTCGACACCGCCGCCCTCaaggccccgcccccagccccacccgccCCGGAGCCGCCCGCCCCGCCTGCCACcgcccccagccaggccccccccTCAGCCGCATCCGCGGCGGCCATCGCCCAGGCGCCGCCCGTGccagcccccgccccggccccatCCGCCGAGGCGCAGAAGAAGTCGAAGAGCAAGGGCCCCTACATCTGCTCGCTCTGCGCCAAGGAGTTCAAGAACGGCTACAACCTGCGGCGACACGAGGCCATCCACACAGGCGCCAAGGCGGCCCGGCCTGCGCCCGGCGCCATGAAGATGCCCACCATGGTGCCACTGAGCTTGCTGAGCGTGTCAGCACTGGGCGGGGAGGCGGGGCCGGCGGCGGGTGCAGGCGGCACAGGCGGGGGCCTGGTGACCACCACAGCCTCGGGCAAGCGCATCCGCAAGAACCACGCCTGCGAGATGTGTGGCAAGGCCTTCCGTGACGTCTATCACCTCAACCGGCACAAGCTGTCGCACTCGGACGAgaagccctaccagtgccccgtCTGCCAGCAGCGCTTCAAGCGCAAGGACCGCATGAGCTACCACGTGCGCTCGCACGACGGGGCCGTGCACAAGCCCTACATCTGCAGCCACTGCGGCAAGAGCTTCTCCCG GCCAGACCACCTGAACAGCCACGTGCGCCAGGTGCACTCCACAGAGCGGCCGTTCAAGTGTGAG ACGTGCGAGGCGGCCTTCGCCACCAAGGACCGGCTGCGGGCCCACACGGTGCGGCACGAGGAGAAGGTGCCGTGTCACGTGTGTGGCAAGATGCTGAGCGCCGCCTACATCACCGACCACATGAAGGTGCACAGCCAGGGCCCCCACCACGTCTGCGAGCTCTGCAATAAAG GCTTCACCACGGCGGCCTACCTGCGGGTGCACGCGGTCAAGGACCACGGACTGGCGGCCCCGCGGCCCGAGCGCTTCCTGTGCAAGCTCTGCGGCGTGCACTGTAAGACCCCTGCGCAGCTCAACGGGCACCTGCAGACCCACGCCGAGGGCCcggcccctacccctgcccccaccgAAGCCCCACCCCTGCGCTGA
- the TLCD3B gene encoding ceramide synthase isoform X1, with protein sequence MTSECPRPRDPQPRASAPEPGPAEPAPALPLSVVLRRVSALLSAPDRARRPVLPAAPAPSPPLSPAPAEQRCPDAWVLAPLCVRGVVGGVLHRPPLPRCPETMSAAPPPRPPRTGGPGRRRKIAPASHPTPPLGPAAPLLQCPGCGSGTRPNPVPQSSRLVSTAWPRGGAAGRGRGVAEGGLLGTAGAAAGIRDPRLLPAPPGGLAPPPRPGPRCARRHWLARAYPEFAVPYFVYDLGAMFLCHLHKGRLQARGGPGPGPGPGPDRGLAAAARAFLRKELLMVLHHLCMVLVCFPVAALWRQGKGDFFLGCMLMAELSTPFVCLGKVLILYKRQHTLLHKLNGAAMLVTFFCCRVLLFPYLYWAYARHAGLPLLAVPLALPPAYNAAAALLLAPQLYWFGLICRGALRLFRAPAAAPAPGPGAGPARAHPD encoded by the exons ATGACCAGTGAGTGCCCCCGGCCCCGGGACCCCCAACCCCGCGCCTCGGCCCCGGAGCCAGGCCCGGCCGAGCCCGCGCCCGCGCTGCCGCTGTCCGTGGTGCTGCGGCGAGTCTCGGCGCTGCTTTCAGCACCGGACAGGGCCCGCAGGCCCGTGCTCCCGgcggccccagccccatccccaccgcTCTCGCCGGCGCCGGCCGAGCAGCGctgcccggacgcctgggtcctcgCTCCGCTCTGTGTGCGGGGCGTTGTGGGGGGGGTCCTGCACCGGCCGCCCCTCCCCCGCTGCCCGGAAACAATGagtgctgctccccctccccgcccgccGCGGACAGGGGGGCCAGGGCGTCGTAGGAAAATTGCGCCcgcatcccaccccacccccccgctcGGCCCCGCAGCCCCGCTGCTGCAGTGTCCCGGCTGCGGCTCTGGCACGCGGCCTAATCCCGTCCCGCAGAGCAGCCGCCTAGTCAGCACGGCCTGGCCCCGGGGCGGGgctgcggggcgggggcggggcgtcGCGGAAGGGGGGTTGCTGGGCACCGCGGGGGCAGCAGCGGGGATCCGTGACCCccggctgctcccagcacccccGGGCGGGCTGGCCCCGCCGCCCCGACCCGGCCCGCGCTGTGCCCGCAGACACTGGCTGGCCCGCGCCTACCCCGAGTTCGCGGTGCCCTACTTCGTGTACGACCTGGGCGCCATGTTCCTGTGCCACCTGCACAAGGGCCGGCTGCAGGCGCGCGgcggcccggggccggggccggggccggggccggaccGGGGGCTGGCGGCGGCCGCCCGCGCCTTCCTGCGCAAAGAGCTGCTCATGGTGCTGCATCACCTCTGCATGGTGCTGGTCTGCTTCCCCGTGGCCGCC CTGTGGCGCCAGGGCAAAGGCGACTTCTTCCTGGGCTGCATGCTGATGGCCGAGCTGAGCACGCCCTTCGTCTGCCTGGGCAAGGTGCTGATCCTG TACAAGCGGCAGCACACGCTGCTGCACAAGCTGAACGGCGCGGCCATGCTGGTCACCTTCTTCTGCTGCCGCGTGCTGCTCTTCCCCTACCTGTACTGGGCCTACGCGCGCCACGccgggctgccgctgctggccgTGCCGCTGGCGCTGCCGCCTGCCTACAACGCGGCGGCCGCGCTGCTCCTGGCGCCGCAGCTCTACTGGTTCGGCCTCATCTGCCGCGGGGCCCTGCGCCTCTTCCGCGCCCCCGCCGCCGCACCAGCCCCCGGCCCGGGCGCCGGCCCCGCCCGCGCGCACCCCGACTAG
- the TLCD3B gene encoding ceramide synthase isoform X3, with product MLLLLLAGGALFPGLFVLLRWGLARAPPLRLPPLHATYLAAKLVSSIQAVMASTAGYIVSSSCKHVIDDQHWLARAYPEFAVPYFVYDLGAMFLCHLHKGRLQARGGPGPGPGPGPDRGLAAAARAFLRKELLMVLHHLCMVLVCFPVAALWRQGKGDFFLGCMLMAELSTPFVCLGKVLILYKRQHTLLHKLNGAAMLVTFFCCRVLLFPYLYWAYARHAGLPLLAVPLALPPAYNAAAALLLAPQLYWFGLICRGALRLFRAPAAAPAPGPGAGPARAHPD from the exons atgctgctgctgctgctggcgggggGGGCGCTGTTCCCGGGCCTCTTCGTGCTGCTGCGCTGGGGCCTGGCGCGCGCCCCGCCGCTGCGCCTGCCCCCGCTGCACGCCACCTACCTCGCCGCCAA GCTGGTCTCGTCCATCCAGGCCGTCATGGCCTCCACGGCCGGCTACATCGTGTCCAGCTCCTGCAAGCACGTCATCGATGACCA ACACTGGCTGGCCCGCGCCTACCCCGAGTTCGCGGTGCCCTACTTCGTGTACGACCTGGGCGCCATGTTCCTGTGCCACCTGCACAAGGGCCGGCTGCAGGCGCGCGgcggcccggggccggggccggggccggggccggaccGGGGGCTGGCGGCGGCCGCCCGCGCCTTCCTGCGCAAAGAGCTGCTCATGGTGCTGCATCACCTCTGCATGGTGCTGGTCTGCTTCCCCGTGGCCGCC CTGTGGCGCCAGGGCAAAGGCGACTTCTTCCTGGGCTGCATGCTGATGGCCGAGCTGAGCACGCCCTTCGTCTGCCTGGGCAAGGTGCTGATCCTG TACAAGCGGCAGCACACGCTGCTGCACAAGCTGAACGGCGCGGCCATGCTGGTCACCTTCTTCTGCTGCCGCGTGCTGCTCTTCCCCTACCTGTACTGGGCCTACGCGCGCCACGccgggctgccgctgctggccgTGCCGCTGGCGCTGCCGCCTGCCTACAACGCGGCGGCCGCGCTGCTCCTGGCGCCGCAGCTCTACTGGTTCGGCCTCATCTGCCGCGGGGCCCTGCGCCTCTTCCGCGCCCCCGCCGCCGCACCAGCCCCCGGCCCGGGCGCCGGCCCCGCCCGCGCGCACCCCGACTAG
- the LOC109286091 gene encoding keratin-associated protein 5-5 isoform X1, with translation MTALPPAPTRPPDPPLPLPLPALVLLAVAAYLLGLLLLLALRQGLLARGGCAERCGCEGAGLGAPPACCAAPLPSPFACLDACCPRPHGWELGPCPPLPRCCPLCDCACACQPPDCQSVNCICFEVKLR, from the exons ATGACG GCGCTGCCCCCCGCGCCCACGCGGCCCCCGGACCCGCCGCTGCCCCTGCCGCTGCccgccctggtgctgctggccgtGGCCGCctacctgctggggctgctgctgctcctcgcCCTGCGCCAGGGGCTGCTG GCGCGGGGCGGCTGCGCCGAGCGCTGCGGGTGCGAGGGCGCGGGCCTGGGGGCGCCCCCCGCGTGCTGCGCCGCGCCCCTGCCCTCGCCCTTCGCCTGCCTGGACGCCTGCTGCCCCCGGCCGCAC ggctgggagctgggcccctgcccccccctgccaCGCTGCTGCCCCCTGTGCGACTGCGCCTGCGCCTGCCAGCCCCCCGACTGCCAGAGCGTCAACTGCATCTGCTTCGAGGTCAAGCTCCGGTGA
- the LOC109286091 gene encoding protein delta homolog 2 isoform X2 — protein sequence MTALPPAPTRPPDPPLPLPLPALVLLAVAAYLLGLLLLLALRQGLLGWELGPCPPLPRCCPLCDCACACQPPDCQSVNCICFEVKLR from the exons ATGACG GCGCTGCCCCCCGCGCCCACGCGGCCCCCGGACCCGCCGCTGCCCCTGCCGCTGCccgccctggtgctgctggccgtGGCCGCctacctgctggggctgctgctgctcctcgcCCTGCGCCAGGGGCTGCTG ggctgggagctgggcccctgcccccccctgccaCGCTGCTGCCCCCTGTGCGACTGCGCCTGCGCCTGCCAGCCCCCCGACTGCCAGAGCGTCAACTGCATCTGCTTCGAGGTCAAGCTCCGGTGA
- the MAZ gene encoding myc-associated zinc finger protein isoform X3, with product MDPGNWSSFIFQSHAQNPLPVGADLQSRFFAAPGCAQSPFQAAAAAPPPPPPSGPPEGLQVDLLPVLAAAQESAAAAAAVAAAAAAAAAQTPAPAPTAASTVDTAALKAPPPAPPAPEPPAPPATAPSQAPPSAASAAAIAQAPPVPAPAPAPSAEAQKKSKSKGPYICSLCAKEFKNGYNLRRHEAIHTGAKAARPAPGAMKMPTMVPLSLLSVSALGGEAGPAAGAGGTGGGLVTTTASGKRIRKNHACEMCGKAFRDVYHLNRHKLSHSDEKPYQCPVCQQRFKRKDRMSYHVRSHDGAVHKPYICSHCGKSFSRPDHLNSHVRQVHSTERPFKCETCEAAFATKDRLRAHTVRHEEKVPCHVCGKMLSAAYITDHMKVHSQGPHHVCELCNKGTGEPCPLAAAAAAPPVSAVTVLPMEGAPVVSQALPTQPW from the exons ATGGACCCCGGCAACTGGAGCAGCTTCATCTTCCAG AGCCACGCGCAGAACCCGCTGCCCGTGGGCGCCGACCTGCAGTCCCGCTTCTTCGCCGCGCCCGGCTGCGCGCAGAGCCCCTTCCAG gcggCGGCCGCAgcgccacccccgcccccaccctcgGGGCCACCTGAGGGGCTGCAGGTTGACCTGCTGCCGGTGCTGGCGGCCGCCCAGGAGTcagccgccgccgctgctgccgtagctgccgccgctgccgccgccgcagcccagacccccgccccggcccccacCGCCGCCTCCACCGTCGACACCGCCGCCCTCaaggccccgcccccagccccacccgccCCGGAGCCGCCCGCCCCGCCTGCCACcgcccccagccaggccccccccTCAGCCGCATCCGCGGCGGCCATCGCCCAGGCGCCGCCCGTGccagcccccgccccggccccatCCGCCGAGGCGCAGAAGAAGTCGAAGAGCAAGGGCCCCTACATCTGCTCGCTCTGCGCCAAGGAGTTCAAGAACGGCTACAACCTGCGGCGACACGAGGCCATCCACACAGGCGCCAAGGCGGCCCGGCCTGCGCCCGGCGCCATGAAGATGCCCACCATGGTGCCACTGAGCTTGCTGAGCGTGTCAGCACTGGGCGGGGAGGCGGGGCCGGCGGCGGGTGCAGGCGGCACAGGCGGGGGCCTGGTGACCACCACAGCCTCGGGCAAGCGCATCCGCAAGAACCACGCCTGCGAGATGTGTGGCAAGGCCTTCCGTGACGTCTATCACCTCAACCGGCACAAGCTGTCGCACTCGGACGAgaagccctaccagtgccccgtCTGCCAGCAGCGCTTCAAGCGCAAGGACCGCATGAGCTACCACGTGCGCTCGCACGACGGGGCCGTGCACAAGCCCTACATCTGCAGCCACTGCGGCAAGAGCTTCTCCCG GCCAGACCACCTGAACAGCCACGTGCGCCAGGTGCACTCCACAGAGCGGCCGTTCAAGTGTGAG ACGTGCGAGGCGGCCTTCGCCACCAAGGACCGGCTGCGGGCCCACACGGTGCGGCACGAGGAGAAGGTGCCGTGTCACGTGTGTGGCAAGATGCTGAGCGCCGCCTACATCACCGACCACATGAAGGTGCACAGCCAGGGCCCCCACCACGTCTGCGAGCTCTGCAATAAAG GTACCGGTGAGCCCTGCCCGCTGGCAGCCGCAGCGGCTGCGCCCCCAGTGTCGGCGGTGACGGTGCTGCCCATGGAGGGGGCCCCAGTGGTCAGCCaggccctccccacccagccctggtga
- the ALDOA gene encoding fructose-bisphosphate aldolase A, with translation MPHPHPALTPEQKKELADIAHRIVAPGKGILAADESTGSIAKRLSSIGAENTEENRRWYRQLLFTADARVDPCIGGVILFHETLYQKADDGRTFPQVIKAKGGVVGIKVDKGVVALAGTDGETTTQGLDGLSERCAQYKKDGADFAKWRCVLKIGPHTPSRLAILENANVLARYASICQQNGIVPIVEPEILPDGDHDLKRCQHVTEKVLAAVYKALSDHHVYLEGSLLKPNMVTPGHACTTKYSHEEIAMATITALRRTVPPAVPGITFLSGGQSEEEASLNLNAINKCPLHKPWALTFSYGRALQASALKAWGGKKENTKAAQEEYVKRALANSLACQGKYAGSGQAGAASKESLFVSNHAY, from the exons ATGCCGCACCCGCACCCGGCCCTGACGCCCGAGCAGAAGAAGGAGCTGGCGGACATCGCCCACCGCATCGTGGCGCCCGGCAAGGGCATCCTGGCCGCCGATGAGTCCACCG GCAGCATCGCCAAGCGCCTGAGCTCCATCGGGGCAGAGAACACCGAGGAGAACCGGCGCTGGTACCGGCAGCTGCTCTTCACGGCCGACGCGCGCGTGGATCCCTGCATTGGCGGCGTCATCCTCTTCCACGAGACCCTCTACCAGAAGGCCGACGATGGGCGCACCTTCCCCCAGGTCATCAAGGCCAAGGGCGGCGTTGTTGGTATCAAG GTGGACAAGGGCGTGGTGGCCCTGGCCGGGACCGATGGGGAGACCACCACCCAAG GCCTGGACGGGCTTTCTGAGCGCTGTGCCCAGTACAAGAAGGATGGGGCCGACTTCGCCAAGTGGCGCTGCGTGCTCAAGATCGGGCCCCACACGCCCTCACGCCTCGCCATCCTGGAGAATGCCAATGTGCTGGCCCGCTACGCCAGCATCTGCCAGCAG AACGGCATTGTGCCCATCGTGGAGCCCGAGATCCTCCCCGATGGCGACCATGACCTGAAGCGCTGCCAGCACGTCACCGAGAAG gtgcTGGCGGCTGTGTACAAGGCGCTGAGTGACCACCATGTCTACCTGGAGGGGTCACTGCTGAAGCCCAACATGGTGACACCTGGGCACGCCTGCACCACCAAGTACAGCCATGAGGAGATCGCCATGGCTACCATCACCGCGCTGCGCCGCACCGTGCCACCTGCTGTGCCCG GTATCACCTTCCTGTCCGGGGGGCAGAGCGAGGAGGAGGCGTCTCTGAACCTCAATGCCATCAACAAGTGCCCCCTGCACAAGCCCTGGGCCCTGACCTTCTCCTACGGGCGGGCGCTGCAGGCTTCAGCCCTCAAGGCCTGGGGCGGCAAGAAGGAGAACACCAAGGCGGCCCAGGAGGAGTACGTCAAGCGCGCTCTG GCCAACAGCCTCGCCTGCCAGGGCAAGTACGCCGGCAGCGGCCAGGCcggtgctgcctccaaggagtCTCTCTTCGTTTCCAACCATGCCTACTAG